Genomic DNA from Niabella ginsenosidivorans:
CTGATTGCAAAGGGCCGCCAATAAGCAAGGCAGATGCTACTGCCATGTATACCATTCCACAGGGCAATAATCCGTTGAGCATTCCGATCATAAAGAAGGTGGCCGGTTTATTTTTCCGGGAAAGAAAACGGGCCAGTGCCCTTTTCAGCCATAAACGAAAACCGTTCAGCAGTTTTACATCAGGCAAATACCGCCCCGCAATTAATACGATCAAAATGATAACACCTGTAATAACTGCAAACAATTGCTGGTAAGCAGTTATAACCATCCTGTGCCCCAGTAAGCCCAATAAGGTGCCCAGCAAAAAATAAGTGGCCGTTCTGCCCAGGTTATAGAGCAGGATCGATACCACCCTGCCAATCCTGCCGGTATGACTTAGGGGCAGCGAAAGCGCCAGCGGCCCGCACATGCCCACGCAGTGAAGGCTTCCGGCCATTCCCAACCCCATTCCTATAAGTACTGCTTCCATCATTACTGTACCCGGAAATTCTGTTCATGATAATAAGCGCTATCATTATTTACCCAGTGCATACGCACCCGGTACCATCCTTTCATCAGCATGCTTACCGGCAGGCGGTAAACAGGAGCTGCGGAGGTGCCCATATCCAGTTTCCTGTCGCCCTTGCTGCCAGATAACCTCAGGAACTCGATCGCCCCGGAGCGGATGTTACCGGAAGCTGCTGAAGGCAGCTGCACTTCCACAAAATTGTTCAGTGTTTTGATCATTACAGCTTCCCCTGTGGCTTTAAGACGCTTACGGCCATCTATGACCTTTTGATAAGCCAGCTCCTTTTCATAATAATCCGAATCGATCATTTCATTGGTTTGCCTTGTTGCCACAACAACCATTGAAATCATTCCCACTAAAAAGATCCCCAATATGATCAGCACCCTGTATCCCCAGCTCATATCATTCTTCAATTTAAAGGTTAAATAAACGGTCCCAGGAACTTTGACCGGACGGTTGCGGCTTTAATACCTTCTGTGTAAACCCCGATAGTCATATCTGTAGATCTTACCCTGATGGCCGATTTAGGAACAGTAATAAAAAAAGTAATGATGCTCAGGCTTTCTGCTTTCAGGCGGTTATGATCCGCGTCTACCCTTTTTATGATCCCCGGAACATTACCTTCTATTTTCAGTTCATACTGCACGTCCTTTTTTGTTTTATTGATCACTTTAGCCTGGAACAGGTTCGACAAAGAATCTGTTCCTACCTCCTGGTACAATTGCCCCTTAACACGGGAAATAGTGGTATCAATGCTTTTCCGGGAAAAAACCAAAAAGCTCATCAGGCCCGCCAGCACCATAAGGATAACAGAATAAAACTGCATCCTGCCATTAAAATGAAACGGCTGTTTTTTTGAGATCTGGTTTTCCGATGCCATCCGGATCAGGCCCGGTGGCCGGTTGATCTTCAGCATTACAGAATTGCAGGCATCGATGCAGGCAGTACAGCCCACGCATTCCATTTGCACACCATTGCGGATATCAATACCCGTTGGGCATACATGTACGCATAATTTACAGTCGATACAGTCTCCAAAAGAACCGGTACTGTTTTTTTTGAGCTTCCCTCTCGGCTCACCCCTGTTATAATCATAGGAAACCTGCATGGTATCTTTATCAAAGAGCACTCCCTGCAATCTTCCATACGGGCAAACGGTGGTACAAACGATATCCCTTACAAAGGCAAATACAAAATAAAAAAGCACAGTAAAAAAAAGCAGCCCGGCAAAGATCCCGGCATTCTCTGATAGGGAGCCGCTCATAAGATCTAAAACCTTGCGGGCTCCTAAAATATAAGAAAGGAAAGTGTGCGCAATCAAAAAGGAAATAATAAAAAACAGAAGGTGCTTAATGGCTTTACGGATAAGTTTACGGGCATGAAACGGCTCCTGGCTCAGTTTTTTCTGCTGCGTGGGCGAACCTTCGATCCACCATTCAATTTTACGGAATACAAATTCCATAAAAATGGTTTGGGGGCATACCCAGCCACAGAACACCCTTCCGTAAATAACCGTAAACAGGGCAATAAAAACGATCAGCACAATCATTGCCACGGCAAAGATGATAAAATCATCCGGCCAGAAAATCTTACCTAATATAATAAAGCGCGCCTCCGGAAAATTCAGCTGCAATGCCGGCAACCCGTTTATTTTTATGAACGGGAGGGCGAAGAACAGGCCCAGGTACAGGAATGCCAGGTATTGCCTGTACTGATACAGCCTGCCGTGGGGCTGTAACGCAAACACCCACCGGCGTCTGCCTTTTTCATTCACATTGCTGTGCCTGTCGCGGAAATTATCTTCCTTTTTTATGGGCTTATCTGTTACAAAAACATCCATTAGCATTTTTTTAATCCCTGCTTACTGTAACCCGGCTTGCCGCGCTGTCTGCAGGCCGGGCTGCCACACTGTCTTTTTTAGCAGACTCATCTTTATAAAGTTCACCCTGTGGCTCCTTGGCACCCGGCGGGTTAGTGCCATGAAGTGATTTGATATAACTGGCCAGCTCAGCGATCTGCTGCGCAGAGAAGACATCTTTCCAACTCATCATTCCTTTTTCAACCACGCCAAACTTAATCGTATGGAAAACCGATCCTATCGCTCCCCCATGCAGCCAGTAATCATCAGTAAGGTTGGGGCCTACCCCTCCCTGACCTGCATTGCCATGACAGGCCGTGCAGTTATTCACAAAAAGTTTTTTTCCTGCTTCTATTCCTGCTGCATCCAGCATTACAACGGTCTGCTCATTGACCGCATCGCCTTTTGTTTTGAGATACTCTGCCACCCGAAGGTTCCCTTTTGTTACGGCAATCTCGTATTCTTCATACTGGTTGGGAGCTGCATGCGCCACATGATACCGCCAAAGGTACCCCAGCCCGAAAAGGATGGAAGCAATAAAAGCGACAGAGAACCAGGGTGGCGTAGGGTTATCCAGTTCCCGGATGCCGTCATAGCTATGGCCCACATCCAGGTTATGCTCCTCTTCAATGGGCTTTAATTTATTGGCCCGGCTCCACCAGGAGCCCAGCCTTTTAAAACGCTCTTTGCGGGCCAGAGCTTTCCGCTCCTGCAACTCCTCAATGCCTGTAAAAAAGCGGATCCAGTATATAAATGCGCAGATGATCAAAAGTTCCAGGGCTAGCGCGCCAATAAGAACATAACGTGCGATCTTTTCGTAAGTAAAAGGGTTAGCTATTGCAGGCGCAGCATCCTGAGCCCATCCGGTAGCGGCACACAGGACTGCTGCTATTAATAAAAGCGGCTTGATCATGGTGCTTTCCTTCTTTTCCTTTGCCTTACGTTCCTGGTACACATCCATGGAAGCTCTTAATGTAAAAGCAAGGATACCGATGATGAAAAGCAGAAAAACGATCATAACCGTTAATACAGTATTCACGTCCAGTATCAGCCGGGGCGTTGGAACGGCTTTTTCCTGAGCCAGCAAAGACAGCGGGCATAAGCTGCCGGATATAAAGAGCAGCAGCCTGTTGTTGATTTGTTGCTTTCGATTCATTACAGTCCTTTTTTTTCGTCAAGAGGCAGATTTTCCATTTCAGCGATTGTCTCATTACTGGCGCGCATGGCATAGAGCACTACCAGTACAAATACGATGGTAAACAGCAGCAGTGATAGCAGCGGGTAAATGCCTACCCCGCTTATTTTTTCCAAATAATTTACAAACTTCATAGTGTGTATCGTTTAATGTGGTTACTCCTGCGGAGCAGCTTCCTCTGCTTTTATATCTGTTCCAAGGCGCTGCAAATAAGCAATCAGCGCAATGATCTGCTTATCGCTGCTGATCGTTATCTTCGATTGCTTTAAGCGCGCCGTTATCTCATTGGCCTGCTTCTTCAGATCAGCTACGGCAACTGCTTCATACCCTTCCGGATAAGGTACGCCCAGCTTGCGCATGGCATATATTTTTGAATTGGTAGCCCTTATATCAATTTTGTTTTCAAAAAGCCAGGGATAGGACGGCATGATGGAACCTGGCGACATGGACACCGGCTCCAGCATATGATTGAAATGCCAGCTATCCGGGTATTTGCCTCCGATACGTGCCAGGTCAGGGCCGGTACGTTTGCTGCCCCAAAGATGGGGATGGTCATAAACATACTCGCCGGCTTTAGAATATTCCCCGTAACGTGCCACCTCATACCGGAAGGGACGGATCATTTGCGTATGACAATTATTGCAACCTTCCTGTATGTACACATCCCTGCCCTGCAGCTCCAGCGGCGTATAGGGTTTCACACTTGCAATAGTAGGCACATTCTCTTTTACAAGAAAAGTAGGAATCATTTCAATCATTCCTCCAACGGCCACTACTATGAAGCTTAATATCAGAAGCATTACCGGCCTGCGCTCAATTCTTGAGTGCCAGTGCGCCCTGGCCGGAGCCTTATAACGTTTTGCCAGCGGTGCGGCGCTGGCTGCCTCGCTTTCCACAAATTTTCCCTGCCTGGCAGTTTTTACCAGGTTATACACCATCAGCACCACACCGGTTAAATAAATAGTACCACCGATGGCCCTGAGCGCGTAGAACGGCACAATAGATTGCACCACATCTATAAACTGGTATTGCAGCTGACCTTCCGGTGTAAAGGCGGACATCATGAAATAGCTTCTGAAAGCCGCCCAGTACATAGGCACCGCATATAAAACGATACCCAAAGTGCCGATCATAAAGTGCGTGCCCGCCAGTTTGGTGGAATACAATTTTGTATTAAACAACCGCGGAAAAAGCCAGTAAAGCATACCAAAGGTCAGGAAGCCATTCCACCCCAAAGCCCCAATATGCACGTGTGCAATCGTCCAGTCGCTGTAATGCGAAATAGCGTTTACATTCTTTAAAGAAAGCATCGGCCCTTCAAACGTAGCCATACCATAACAGATAACGGCTACTACAAAGAATTTAAGCACCGGGTCCTCCCGTACTTTATCCCAGGCGCCTCTTAGCGTAAACAACCCGTTCAGCATACCGCCCCAACTGGGCAATAATAACATCAGCGAGAGCGCTGTGCCCAGGGACTGGGCCCATTCCGGCAATGCGGTATTTAACAAATGGTGCGGCCCTGCCCATATATAAATAAAGATAAGGCTCCAGAAATGGATGATGCTTAAACGATAGGAATAGATAGGCCTGTTGGCTGCTTTTGGAAGAAAGTAATACATGATTCCCAAAAACGGGGTTGTCAGGAAAAATGCTACGGCATTATGCCCGTACCACCACTGCACCAGTGCATCCTGCACACCGGCATACCATGAATAGCTTTTCATAAAGGAAACAGGCAGCTCAAAAGAGTTTACAATATGCAGCATGGCTACGGTAACCCAGGATGCAAGAAAAAACCAGATGGCCACATACAGGTGCCGCTCACGCCGGGTCAATATGGTGCCCATCATATTAATACCAAATACTAACCATACAATAGTAATGGCAATATCAATAGGCCATTCCAGCTCGGCATATTCCTTGGTGGTGGTATACCCCAGCATTAAGGTAACAGCCGCTGATAAAATGATCAGTTGCCAGCCCCAGAAATGGATTTTACTGAGCGCCTTGCTCCACATAGGGGTTTTTAGCAGCCGCGGCATTGAATAATACACTGCCGTAAAAAACGCATTACCAACAAATGCAAAAATAACGGCGTTGGTATGCACAGGCCGTATACGGCCAAATGTTGTATACGCAATGCCCATATTCATTACCGGGAAGGCCAGCTGAAAAGCGGCAAGCACACCTACCAGCATGCCCACCACGCCCCAGGTAACAGTAGCAATGGCAAAAAACTTCGGGATCTTATTGTCGTAACTAAATTGCTGTAATTCCATACATTTTTGGTTATTTATTATCTTTTGTGGCCGGGTCATCAAACAAGATGCGGTTAGGCGGTGAGAAATCATCTTCATACTGGCCATCTTTAATGCTCCAGATCAATGCTACCAGGAATAAAACGGCTATCAGCAGGCTGATGATGGCTGTAATAATAATAATGCTCATTTCCTGCACAAAACTCTGTTAAAGCCTCAGTTTAATTGATGATAACGCACACAGGCAGATATGATATTTATCATTTTTTGACGGGACAGATTTTGCGCCCATACCATTCCGACAGGAAAAAAGTGAGCAGCAGAATGCTTATAGAGCTTACAGGCATCAGGATGGCTGCAATTACGGGGGCCAGCAGGCCCTGTAATGCAAAATACAACCCGATGACATTATAGATAACAGAAACAGCAAAGCTGATCCAAATCACTGTTTTGGATCTTCTTGCCAGGTAAAGCAACTGATCCAGCTGTGTTACCGAAGAAGCATCCAGTATTCCCGCTGAAGCCGGCGTAAAACTATTTCCCGTTTCAGCCACTGCTATTCCCACATTGCTTTGTGCCAGGGCCCCGGCATCATTTAAACCATCGCCTGCTACCAGTACCTGTTTCTTTTCCTTTTCCTGCAGCGCCCTGATGTATTCATATTTATCATTAGGCAACTGATGAAAGCGCATGTCTACATCATTTCCCATTATTTCCTTTAGCCGGGACTGCTCGGCTCCATTGTCGCCTGTAAGCACCGATAAGGAATAATGTTGCTTTAACCGGCTGATGAACCGTTGCAGCCCTTCCCGGTACTGGTTCTGCACTTCGAAGTAACCGGCGATCTGCCTGTTGATCCTGACAAAAACGCACGTGGCGGTATCCGTTGCGCAATCCCCGCTACCCGAAACAAAAGCCCGGCTGCCGATTTTCAGATGGTGCTCTTCCACCCAACCTTCAATACCCCCGCCCGGTATATTCTTAAAATGGGCTACCGGAATGATATGCCGCTGGTCCAGATGCGCCGCCACTGCTTTGCTTAAGGGATGCGTGGAATGCCTTAATAAAGAAGCGATCCGGTTTATTGCTTCCTCCGTCAGCCGGCTGCCGTGGTAGGAGAGCCGGTATCCTTTGCCCGACGTGATGGTACCCGTCTTGTCCAGCACCACATGATCAATGCCCGCCATCGCCGTAATAACGCCCGCATTTTTAAGGTACAATCCGGCTCTCTTATAGATGCGCAGCACATTGCCATTGGTAAATGTTGCTGCCAGCAATAAGGCACAGGGACAGGCAACAATAAGCGTAGTGGTCAAGGCATTCCACATAATTGTACGCTCCCCTTTTAAAAACCAGAACAGTGCGCTGCCCAGGGTTAGTACAAGCACTACCACGGTAAAATAATTACCGGCTTTATGTAAAAATGCGTTTTGGCTGCTGTCCTTATCCGAGGCCTCCCTGTTCCAGAGGCTGGACAGGTATCCCTGATCCGGGGGCTTTATAACCATTAGTTCCAGCCGCTCCCCCAGCTGTTTACCGCCTGCATACAGGATCGCTCCCTGCTCCACCTGCTTTGGCAAACTTTCGCCGGTCACAAAGCTGTAATCAATAAAGGCCCTGCCATTCAGCAAAAGACTGTCCGCAGGAATAATCTCATAGTCATGCACTTCAATAATATCTTTTTCCCTGAGCTGGCTGATCAATACCGGTTCTGCCTGAGTGCCTTTTACCCGGTTTACAGTAACCGGGAAAAAGGAGGCGTAGTCTCTGTCAAACACCAGTGATCGCTGGGTTTTATCCTGCGCCCAGCGCCCGAGCAGCATAAAAAAAACGATACCGCTCATACTGTCAAAATAGGTATTGCCATCCAGCACCAGCAAATTATAAAGGCTCCTGAAAAAGGTAAGCAAAACGGCTAATGCAATGGAGCAGTCGATCGTAAGCCGGCCATTCCTGAGACCGCTTGCCGCGTTTACAAAAAATTCCCTGGCAGCATACAAAAGAACCGGCAATGCCAGCAGCAGGCCTATGTAACGAAAGGTAATGCCGATCTTTTCCTGCAGGTAACTGCTGAATGAGAAATACTCCGGCAGGCTCAACATCATAATATTGGCAAAGCAAAAACCAGCAACGCTGATTTGCGTTATACGGGTATATGCCAGCTGTGGCTGCTTTTCCTTGGCATTCAGCCTTAGCCAGGGCTCATAACCGGCAGCTGTAAGCGTTTCGGCTACATCCCGCAGTGAACAGCGGTTGTGATCAAAAATGATAAAAACAGTTTTTGCTGAAAAATCAACCCTTGAGGTAATGATGCCCGGCTGCATTTTGCCGATATGCTCCAGCAGCCACAGGCAACTACTGCAGTGCATATGCGGAATAGAAAAGGTTACATGTGTTTGCTTCCCGTCTGAAAAAGAGACCAGTTGCCGGGCAATAGCTTCGTTATCCAAAAAGGCAAAACGCTCTTTGCGGCCTGGCTTTACCTGTTGCTGACCAGGATGTTCATTGAGCAAGTAATAAGTACACAAACCCTTTTCATTCAATAGTTCAAAAACCAGCTTACAGCCGCTGCAGCAAAACAGCTTTTCTTCTATCCGCAGGTGATCATCGGGACACAGATCGCCACAATGATAGCACCGCATTTCCGTATCTATAGCTTTTTTAATCAATATCCGGGATAATTGCTTTGAATTGTTCCTGCAAAGCTCCTGATAATAAAAAAGGCGGAAAGCGCCCTGCATCATATTAAAGTATGATAAATATCATGTTTCAGATCTAATAAACTTAATACCATAGACCAGCTATATGGACCAACGGCAACGTTGTAAAATACCAGAGCACTGTCACCATTCCTGTCTTTCAAAAAATTTGTTAAAAAGCCCTTTTTTTACCGGTGGCCCGCTTTTCGTACGAAGAAAGTCGTAAATTGCAGGAAAAGGCACTCATATGCAGGATCATAAATCAATAAAACCCACAGAGAGCGAACTGGAGATTTTACAGGTACTGTGGGAAAAAGGAAATGCAACAGTGAGGGAGGTGCATGAAAACCTGCTCACATTTAAGGATGTTGGGTATACTACTACCCTGAAACTGATGCAGATCATGAATGAAAAGGGGTTGGTAAAACGCAATGATTCCTCCCGCACGCATATTTATAAGGCAGCTGTTAATAAAGAAGTGACACAGCAATTTATGCTCAATAAATTTATCAGCAATCTGTTTGGCGGATCTTCTTCCCAACTGGTAATGCAGGCACTGGGCAACAACAACGTTTCGCCGGAGGAACTGGATGAGATCCAGTCTATGATTGACCAGTTAAAAAAGAAAGAGTAAATTATGCAACAGGGAGTATACCATTTATTTACTGCTTTGGGTAATGCTTTGTTCAGCAGTTTCTGGCAGATGGGCCTGAGCTGGTTACTGGTGATGCTTTATAGCCATCTGCGCCCGGGGTTATCCCCCACATCAAAAAGCCTGCTGAATTTTGCAGGACTGCTTACAGGTTTTGCGGCTTTTCTTTTGACCTTTATTATTTCCCTTGTAACGCCTCAAACAGAAAACGGATTGCTGAAGTGGCTGATCAACCGGGAGTGGATACACAATATTTTTAATTATGGGGCTGTTTTGTACCTGTTATTACTAGCAATACCGGCAAAAAATATTATCAGAAGCGCCTGCCAGGTTTACAGGTTGCGTAAAGACAGACTGGAGAGGGTGCCCGGCACGCTGAAGATTTTTATGCTGGATGCAGTAAACTACCTGGGGATCAAAAGAAAGGTACAATTGTATGCTTCATCCATTGTATCTTCTCCTTTAACCATTGGTTTCTTAAAGCCAATGATCCTTTTACCCCTGGCAGTCATTAACCAGCTAACACCCCAACAGTTAGAAGCTATTCTCCTTCATGAATTAGCGCACATAAAAAGAAACGACTATCTCATTAATCTGATCAACCAGATAATTCTTGCGGTTCTGTATTTCAATCCCTTTGCAAAGCTGCTGGTAAAAGCACAGGAACTGGAGCGCGAAAAATCGGCCGACCAATGGGTACTGCAGTTCCAGTACGGGCAGCATCTGTATGCTTCCACGCTATTACAGCTTGCAAGAGACCAGCATACCTTTAATGCACTGGCCATGCATGTTTCAGGAAAAGAAAGCCAGTTAAGCCAGCGGGTACAGGCAATTATGGGCATTGAAAAGAAACAGTCCTTCCCGCTGAAAAAGGTGGCAATGCTTGTTCTATTCCTTTTATTATCCGGCGGTTTTTATTATTCTGCCAACAAAAACGTGCCTGCTCCGGTAACTACAGCTATCGCTTCCCTTCCCTATTTCAACCCGGAAGCCCTTAACCCTGTTTTTGCTGCAAAACAGAACCTGGCTAAAAACGAATTTAAGATCATACCCATACCGGCTATAGAAAAGCCCGACAGCGGGCCGGCAGACAATGCCATTTATTTAAAAATAACAGAAGACCCGAATGGCAAGATTGAAGCTCCGGCAAAACCCAAACCGATAGAAGCAGGCCCGGAAGCCAATCCATCGTTTGTATCCCATATAACTCTTGTTGTTCCCAACCTGGACAGTACGGCAGAGCATACAGTACAGGAATCTATAAAGACACTTAAACAAATCGTTACAGAAATGGCCTGGGAAAAAATTGAAAACAGCCTGGCTGAAACGGTTTCTGAAGCTCAGAAAAAGATCCTGAAGGCCAGGATGGAGCAGGCCTTTGACAAGCTGAATTGGGAAGAAAGCGCAAATAAACTGCGCGCACTGTATAATGAGATCGACTGGGCAAAAGCCGAGGCACAGCTTAACGCCAGTCTGGATGCAATACTTTCCTCAAAGAAAAACCCGGCTGCCTGTAAAAACGCAATAAGAAGCCTGCAGACGGCCCGCAAAACCAGCCGGCAGTCAGCAATAGCAGCAGCAGCCGACAGTGCTGCCCGCTCTTTACAACAAGAAAAGATAATAGCTAAAAGGACTTTTGCTGCGGACAGCAACGCTCATAAAAAAATAATGGACCTGTAAGAAAACGGGGGTATTCAAAGCTCTCATTTTATTGGTTATCTTTGCTTCCTAATTGAGTGAGTATGAGAATAACCGCGGATAACCGTTTTAGAAAATTAATCGTTATTGGAGATCGTTTGCTTATAAAGCCGGTTCAGGGCAATGAGCGTACAGCAAGCGGACTTTACCTGCCTCCCGGTGTACAGGAAAAGGAAAAGGTACAGCAGGGATACGTTATAAAAACAGGCCCGGGCTATGCCATCCCCATTCCTGTTGAAAACGAGCCCTGGAAATCAGATGAGGACCAGGTAAAATATGTACCCCTGCAGGCAAAAGAAGGCGACCTTGCTATCTTTCTGCTAAGCGGCGCTACAGAAGTAATGTATGAAAACGAAAAGTATTTTATTGTTCCGCAGAGTGCCATTTTAATGCTGGAGCGGGAAGAGGATCTTTAACCCATTAAAACTTTTTTATGAAAGGTTTCCATGCTGATATTGAAAAAGAGACATTGTCCAATGAACATTTCAGGAAAGTGCTCTATACCGGCAGGCATATGCAACTGGTATTAATGACATTGAAAGCCGGCGAAGCGATCGGGTCTGAGATCCACGCAGAAAATGACCAGTTCTTCCGTTTTGAAAGCGGTAAAGGCAAATGCATTATCGACGAAAATGAATACCCTGTAGAAGACGGCAGCGCAATTATTGTTCCTGCCGGCGCACGCCACAATGTGATCAATACAGGCAATGAACCATTAAAAATGTATACCATCTACGCCCCGCCCCATCATAAGGACGGTATCACCAGGGCTACCAAAAAAGAAGCAGAAGAGAACGAGGCAGATTTTGACGGTATTACTACCGAATGATCCGGCAGAAGAAAAGCCGAAACAGGAGCAAAGGCCGGGATGCTTATTGCTTTCGGTGCAGTAATTTTTGTTTCAGGATTTCATATTCCCCCGCACCTTTATTTTTCATATCCGATAAGTATTTGTGCTCCTGTGCTATGTGAAGACCATCAGCTGAAGCATGCGCAGGCAAACCAGGCTTTGTTATTTTGAGATCATAAACAATCCGGTTAATACGGGCTGAAAGTTTTCTGCCCCGGCTAAGCCTCAGCAGCAGTTTGGGGATGATTTTAATAAAATTGATTTCGATGCATTAGGTACTATTGTTGCGATATGGAGCGTTTAGGCGTTTTATCTTAAGAACCGAATCAATACGACTTTAAATGAAAAAACTCCTGCTGTTAACCATGCTGCTTTTTACTACAACATTTTTATTGGCCCAGGATACCATTTACCTGAGAAACCGGCAGTTAATACATGGTACAATAAAAAGACGAAACCGGAGCTTCATTTATTATCAAAGACAGGGTAAAATAAGAAATGCACCTCTGCTGGCCTGTGCCCTGATCGATTCTATAAAATATAGTAACGGGCTAACCTGGCGCTTGTTGGATTATACAACAGCCCGCCATGAAAAGAAACAACTGGCCGTGAAGCAGAAAAAGCAAAGAAGCCGTTTTGACGAGCCCTACGTCAACAGGATTGCTATTGGCGCTACAAATATGGATCCCGTATTTATCCTGGAAAGACTATTGGGCTCCGGGCGCGGGATTACGCCTGTGATAGCAGCCGGTATCACCTATGAAAGGCGGATTGTAAAAAACAACGGATCAGTGTTTGCTATCTCTTCATTTGGGCTGAACCGCGATTTTACAGTATTGGAGCAGGCGGTCGCTATTTCTTTTTCAAAAGGCCTTCTGCCACCATTGGTGCAGGGCCCTACATTGGCTTTGCCAATCAAATAGTGGAAGAGCAGGATGAAACAGTAGATACTTATCACGGTTACCCCATAGTTATAAAACGGTATCCTTCAAATTCCCTTACTTATGCAGTTAATTTTAATGTCCAGCTCAATAACCGGAAACATTTATTTCTTTCTCATGATTTTTTCCCGGGCGGTTCCCGTTATCTCCGTTCCGGTTCCTGGTCTGGCCACTTTGCCTACAGGTTAAGTGTTGGGCTTCGCTTTTAGTACCTGATTTTTAGAACAATATTTGTCTGTAACAATTTATAAAGGCGGCGAAGCAGCCATTAATGTTCGGAACGTTTAATCATTTTAGCTTTGATAATTCTGATATCATAAACGGGCCGGTCTTTATCTTTTCCTTTGCTGGTGGGAGCAGATGCAATTTTATCCAATACCTCATAGCCGCTTATTAATTGTCCGAATACCGTGTAGTTCCCATCCAGGTGCGGAGTTCCTCCTCTGGTGATATATACCTTCCTGTGGTCTTCAGGAAGTTTTGCGCCTTTCAGCCGTTTTTCTTCCAGCGTATCCAGTCCGCCGCTGGTCCATACCCGGCCCTGTACAATATAAAACTGACTGCCGCTGCTCGCTTTTTGCGGGTTCACATCATCTCCTTCACGGGCGGCACCCAATGCCCCTTTCTGGTGGAACAGGCGCGCATTCAGTTCTGCCGGTATCGTATACTTTGGCCCGCCCTCTCCCAGCGGTTGCCCGCCATGAGCATGGCGGCTATCCGGATCACCGGATTGGATCATAAAATTCTTTATCACCCGATGAAATAATATGCCATTATAATATTTTGACCTGACCAGCCTGATGAAATTATCTCGATGCTGTGGTGTAAGATCACTCAGCCGCAACACCATATTGCCATAGTTGGTTTGCAGCAGCACGTCTTTTTTATAATCAGCCTCCGTTATTTTACCGGTAGCACAACCTGCAAGCAACAGGACAACAGCAACAAGTATAAATAAGCTTTTTCTCATTTTAATAGTATCACTCCAGGTAATGTAACTGGCATACAAGACG
This window encodes:
- a CDS encoding peptidylprolyl isomerase, with the translated sequence MRKSLFILVAVVLLLAGCATGKITEADYKKDVLLQTNYGNMVLRLSDLTPQHRDNFIRLVRSKYYNGILFHRVIKNFMIQSGDPDSRHAHGGQPLGEGGPKYTIPAELNARLFHQKGALGAAREGDDVNPQKASSGSQFYIVQGRVWTSGGLDTLEEKRLKGAKLPEDHRKVYITRGGTPHLDGNYTVFGQLISGYEVLDKIASAPTSKGKDKDRPVYDIRIIKAKMIKRSEH
- a CDS encoding heavy metal translocating P-type ATPase — translated: MRCYHCGDLCPDDHLRIEEKLFCCSGCKLVFELLNEKGLCTYYLLNEHPGQQQVKPGRKERFAFLDNEAIARQLVSFSDGKQTHVTFSIPHMHCSSCLWLLEHIGKMQPGIITSRVDFSAKTVFIIFDHNRCSLRDVAETLTAAGYEPWLRLNAKEKQPQLAYTRITQISVAGFCFANIMMLSLPEYFSFSSYLQEKIGITFRYIGLLLALPVLLYAAREFFVNAASGLRNGRLTIDCSIALAVLLTFFRSLYNLLVLDGNTYFDSMSGIVFFMLLGRWAQDKTQRSLVFDRDYASFFPVTVNRVKGTQAEPVLISQLREKDIIEVHDYEIIPADSLLLNGRAFIDYSFVTGESLPKQVEQGAILYAGGKQLGERLELMVIKPPDQGYLSSLWNREASDKDSSQNAFLHKAGNYFTVVVLVLTLGSALFWFLKGERTIMWNALTTTLIVACPCALLLAATFTNGNVLRIYKRAGLYLKNAGVITAMAGIDHVVLDKTGTITSGKGYRLSYHGSRLTEEAINRIASLLRHSTHPLSKAVAAHLDQRHIIPVAHFKNIPGGGIEGWVEEHHLKIGSRAFVSGSGDCATDTATCVFVRINRQIAGYFEVQNQYREGLQRFISRLKQHYSLSVLTGDNGAEQSRLKEIMGNDVDMRFHQLPNDKYEYIRALQEKEKKQVLVAGDGLNDAGALAQSNVGIAVAETGNSFTPASAGILDASSVTQLDQLLYLARRSKTVIWISFAVSVIYNVIGLYFALQGLLAPVIAAILMPVSSISILLLTFFLSEWYGRKICPVKK
- a CDS encoding co-chaperone GroES; translation: MRITADNRFRKLIVIGDRLLIKPVQGNERTASGLYLPPGVQEKEKVQQGYVIKTGPGYAIPIPVENEPWKSDEDQVKYVPLQAKEGDLAIFLLSGATEVMYENEKYFIVPQSAILMLEREEDL
- the ccoS gene encoding cbb3-type cytochrome oxidase assembly protein CcoS is translated as MSIIIITAIISLLIAVLFLVALIWSIKDGQYEDDFSPPNRILFDDPATKDNK
- a CDS encoding cupin domain-containing protein, producing the protein MKGFHADIEKETLSNEHFRKVLYTGRHMQLVLMTLKAGEAIGSEIHAENDQFFRFESGKGKCIIDENEYPVEDGSAIIVPAGARHNVINTGNEPLKMYTIYAPPHHKDGITRATKKEAEENEADFDGITTE
- a CDS encoding M56 family metallopeptidase, translating into MQQGVYHLFTALGNALFSSFWQMGLSWLLVMLYSHLRPGLSPTSKSLLNFAGLLTGFAAFLLTFIISLVTPQTENGLLKWLINREWIHNIFNYGAVLYLLLLAIPAKNIIRSACQVYRLRKDRLERVPGTLKIFMLDAVNYLGIKRKVQLYASSIVSSPLTIGFLKPMILLPLAVINQLTPQQLEAILLHELAHIKRNDYLINLINQIILAVLYFNPFAKLLVKAQELEREKSADQWVLQFQYGQHLYASTLLQLARDQHTFNALAMHVSGKESQLSQRVQAIMGIEKKQSFPLKKVAMLVLFLLLSGGFYYSANKNVPAPVTTAIASLPYFNPEALNPVFAAKQNLAKNEFKIIPIPAIEKPDSGPADNAIYLKITEDPNGKIEAPAKPKPIEAGPEANPSFVSHITLVVPNLDSTAEHTVQESIKTLKQIVTEMAWEKIENSLAETVSEAQKKILKARMEQAFDKLNWEESANKLRALYNEIDWAKAEAQLNASLDAILSSKKNPAACKNAIRSLQTARKTSRQSAIAAAADSAARSLQQEKIIAKRTFAADSNAHKKIMDL
- a CDS encoding BlaI/MecI/CopY family transcriptional regulator, coding for MQDHKSIKPTESELEILQVLWEKGNATVREVHENLLTFKDVGYTTTLKLMQIMNEKGLVKRNDSSRTHIYKAAVNKEVTQQFMLNKFISNLFGGSSSQLVMQALGNNNVSPEELDEIQSMIDQLKKKE